A DNA window from Actinomadura coerulea contains the following coding sequences:
- a CDS encoding ABC transporter substrate-binding protein: MNPTPRARVLNGGTLRWPLPEFPSQWNTNHINGAKGTVEHVVQGVLPYLMRADEKAVPHPVPEYLEAATVKRTRHGQTVTYRLNPRARWSDGRPIGYADFLAQAHALSGRDPRYEVSTVTGYRQIERVERGADEHEVEVTFDRTYADWRSLFSPLYPATAYSSPRAFNAGWLGRLPVTAGPFSPQRIDRTAKTLTLVRNPAWWGAPAKLDRIVYRAMDTSAMPGAFANGEIDLMDIGLDADALQRVQGVPGAAVRRAGGPDWRNFTFNAAGPILSDARVRQAVMLGIDRHVIARSDLSGLGVPVQTLGNHFYVNTQAGYQDNSGGLGTYDPARARRLLDEAGWTPRGRYRSKAGRTLALRFVIPSGVPISRREGELTRALLERIGVRVDIQVVPADDVFERYVTPGNMDIVPFSWLGTSYPVSQMEAVFARPHGRNVQQNYSRIGSAAIDAAMDQAITELAPERAHALVNRTDRLIWRQASVLPLYQRPQLVAVRADLANVGAGGFRRPAYQDIGFARR, encoded by the coding sequence GTGAACCCGACTCCGCGTGCCCGCGTCCTGAACGGCGGAACGCTCCGCTGGCCGCTCCCCGAGTTCCCGTCCCAGTGGAACACCAACCACATCAACGGCGCCAAGGGCACGGTGGAGCACGTCGTCCAGGGCGTCCTGCCGTATCTGATGCGTGCCGATGAGAAGGCCGTCCCGCATCCCGTCCCGGAGTATCTGGAGGCGGCCACGGTGAAGCGGACCCGGCACGGCCAGACGGTGACCTACAGGCTCAACCCGCGTGCCAGGTGGTCGGACGGCCGGCCCATCGGTTACGCCGACTTTCTGGCGCAGGCCCATGCCCTGTCTGGACGCGACCCGCGCTACGAGGTCTCGACCGTCACCGGTTACCGGCAGATCGAGCGGGTCGAGCGCGGCGCCGATGAACACGAGGTCGAGGTGACGTTCGACCGAACCTATGCGGACTGGCGCAGTCTGTTCAGCCCCCTGTACCCGGCTACCGCCTACTCCAGCCCACGCGCGTTCAACGCAGGGTGGTTGGGCCGCCTGCCTGTCACGGCCGGACCGTTCAGTCCCCAGCGGATCGACCGGACGGCCAAGACGCTGACCCTGGTGCGGAACCCGGCATGGTGGGGTGCGCCGGCAAAGCTCGACCGGATCGTGTACCGCGCCATGGACACCAGCGCGATGCCCGGTGCATTCGCCAACGGCGAGATCGACCTGATGGACATCGGCCTCGACGCGGACGCGCTGCAGCGCGTCCAGGGCGTTCCCGGCGCCGCCGTCCGCAGAGCCGGCGGGCCGGACTGGCGGAACTTCACGTTCAACGCGGCCGGCCCCATCCTGTCCGACGCCAGGGTGCGCCAGGCGGTCATGCTCGGCATCGACCGGCATGTGATCGCACGATCCGACCTGTCGGGCCTCGGCGTGCCGGTCCAGACGCTCGGAAACCACTTCTACGTCAACACCCAGGCCGGATACCAGGACAACTCCGGCGGGCTCGGCACCTACGACCCCGCGCGGGCCAGACGGCTGCTGGACGAGGCGGGCTGGACACCGCGAGGCAGGTACCGCTCCAAGGCGGGACGCACGCTCGCGCTGCGTTTCGTGATTCCGTCCGGGGTGCCCATCAGCAGGCGAGAAGGAGAGCTGACGCGTGCGCTACTCGAACGCATCGGCGTCCGAGTGGACATCCAGGTCGTTCCCGCGGACGACGTCTTCGAGCGGTACGTCACGCCCGGGAACATGGACATCGTTCCGTTCTCCTGGCTCGGCACCTCGTACCCCGTCTCGCAGATGGAGGCGGTCTTCGCGCGACCGCACGGACGGAACGTCCAGCAGAACTACTCGCGGATCGGCAGCGCCGCCATCGACGCGGCGATGGACCAGGCCATCACGGAGCTCGCCCCCGAGAGAGCTCACGCCCTGGTGAACAGGACCGACCGGCTCATCTGGCGACAGGCGTCGGTCTTGCCGCTGTACCAGCGCCCCCAGCTCGTCGCGGTGCGCGCGGACCTCGCGAACGTGGGGGCCGGCGGCTTCCGGAGACCCGCCTATCAGGACATCGGTTTCGCCCGCCGGTGA
- a CDS encoding (Fe-S)-binding protein, protein MSAQDDLPNLLNDCVHCGFCLPTCPTYVLWGEEMDSPRGRIHLMQQHADGEPLSGPMVEHFDRCLGCMACVTSCPSGVQYDRLIEMTRADVEREHPRSLRERAIRELVFQLFPYRRRLRALRAPLRAYQRSGLERLVRRSRLLERVSPSLAAMERLAPPLGKAPRLPERVAARGERRATVGMLTGCVQGEFFPGVNAATARVLAMEGCDVVIPRGQGCCGALSLHSGREEEARAFARRTVETFEAVDVIVVNSAGCGSAMKEYGALLADDPRWSGRAEALSARTRDLAEYLVELGPRAERRPLPVTVAYHDACHLAHAQGVRSQPRELLAAIPRLTVREIAEPDICCGSAGTYNLFQPEAAGELGDRKAVNVDATGAELLVAANPGCSMQIATALRRRGAAIAVAHTAQVLDASLRGLGRDALIARGS, encoded by the coding sequence ATGAGCGCCCAGGACGACCTTCCGAACCTGCTCAACGACTGCGTGCACTGCGGGTTCTGCCTTCCGACATGCCCCACCTATGTGCTGTGGGGCGAGGAGATGGACTCCCCCAGGGGCCGCATCCATCTGATGCAGCAGCACGCGGACGGCGAACCGCTCAGCGGGCCGATGGTCGAGCACTTCGACCGCTGCCTGGGATGCATGGCGTGCGTGACGTCCTGCCCGTCCGGTGTGCAGTACGACCGGCTCATCGAGATGACCCGCGCCGACGTCGAACGCGAACACCCCCGTTCGCTGAGGGAACGCGCCATACGGGAGCTGGTCTTCCAGCTGTTCCCGTACAGGCGGAGACTCCGCGCCCTGCGCGCCCCCCTCCGCGCCTACCAGAGGTCGGGGCTGGAACGGCTCGTGCGGCGCAGCCGCCTACTGGAACGTGTTTCACCGTCCTTGGCGGCGATGGAACGGCTCGCACCGCCCCTCGGAAAGGCGCCGAGGCTCCCCGAGCGGGTCGCCGCGCGCGGGGAGCGCCGCGCCACGGTCGGGATGCTGACCGGGTGCGTCCAGGGCGAGTTCTTCCCGGGCGTCAACGCCGCCACGGCCCGCGTGCTGGCCATGGAGGGCTGCGACGTCGTCATCCCGAGAGGGCAGGGATGCTGCGGCGCGCTGTCCCTGCATTCGGGGCGGGAGGAGGAGGCCCGCGCCTTCGCCCGCCGGACGGTCGAGACCTTCGAGGCCGTCGACGTGATCGTGGTGAACTCCGCGGGCTGCGGCTCCGCGATGAAGGAGTACGGGGCGCTGCTGGCCGACGACCCGCGGTGGTCCGGGCGGGCGGAGGCGCTCTCGGCCAGGACGCGGGACCTCGCCGAGTACCTGGTGGAACTCGGGCCGCGGGCGGAGCGGCGGCCGCTTCCGGTCACGGTCGCCTACCACGACGCCTGCCACCTCGCCCACGCGCAGGGGGTCCGGAGCCAGCCCCGCGAACTGCTCGCCGCCATCCCCCGGCTGACCGTCCGCGAGATCGCCGAACCGGACATCTGCTGCGGGTCGGCCGGAACCTATAACCTGTTCCAGCCGGAGGCCGCCGGGGAGCTCGGCGACCGCAAGGCGGTGAACGTGGACGCCACCGGAGCCGAACTGCTGGTCGCCGCCAACCCCGGCTGCTCGATGCAGATCGCCACGGCGCTGCGCCGGCGCGGGGCCGCCATCGCGGTCGCGCACACCGCGCAGGTGCTGGACGCGTCCCTGCGAGGACTCGGCCGAGACGCCCTCATCGCGCGCGGTTCGTAG
- a CDS encoding FAD-binding oxidoreductase, which translates to MGPLDALAKVCGDVRPGEPAEGVLGVEPALVAAPKDLTEAADVMRVAAEKGLAVVPRGAETRLDWGEPPERCDLLVDSHRLNRLVEHTAGDLVAKAEAGLAMAEFAERLAERGQRLALDVPLPGSTVGGTIATSAAGPLRTLYGTPRNLVIGLTVVRADGQVARSGGKVVKNVAGYDLGRLFCGSYGTLGLIVDATFRLHPIPEATAYVTCAVDGPEDTHDAVQTVLHSPVAPSAVEYISPGTVAVFLEGVPDGVAARARQTAELLGEKTELSETAPDGWGLYPEGTTLIDIGAPPSSLRDVITTLGPDIAATFSAGGHGHVGLPAGLGPNEVADVLGRLRDVLRTHRGHAVVRYAPQEVRGEIDLWGPVPALTLMRRVKDQFDPDHRLSPGRFVGGM; encoded by the coding sequence ATGGGGCCCCTGGACGCCTTGGCGAAGGTCTGCGGCGATGTACGGCCCGGTGAGCCCGCGGAAGGCGTGCTCGGCGTGGAGCCCGCACTCGTCGCGGCGCCGAAGGATCTGACCGAGGCAGCCGACGTCATGCGCGTGGCCGCCGAGAAGGGTCTGGCCGTCGTCCCGCGTGGGGCCGAGACCCGGTTGGACTGGGGCGAGCCACCGGAACGCTGCGATCTGCTCGTCGACAGCCATCGGCTCAACAGGCTCGTCGAGCACACGGCCGGCGACCTCGTCGCCAAGGCGGAGGCCGGGCTCGCGATGGCGGAGTTCGCCGAGAGGCTGGCCGAACGAGGGCAGCGGCTCGCGCTCGACGTCCCGCTGCCGGGCTCGACGGTCGGCGGGACGATCGCCACGAGCGCCGCCGGTCCCCTGCGCACGCTCTACGGCACGCCCAGGAACCTGGTCATCGGGCTCACGGTCGTCCGGGCGGACGGGCAGGTCGCGCGCTCCGGCGGCAAGGTCGTCAAGAACGTCGCCGGGTACGACCTGGGGCGGCTCTTCTGCGGCTCCTACGGAACGCTCGGCCTGATCGTTGACGCCACGTTCCGCCTGCACCCGATCCCCGAGGCGACCGCTTACGTGACGTGCGCCGTCGACGGGCCGGAGGACACGCACGATGCGGTCCAGACCGTCCTGCACTCCCCTGTCGCCCCGAGCGCGGTCGAATACATCAGCCCGGGGACGGTCGCGGTCTTCCTGGAAGGCGTTCCCGACGGCGTCGCCGCGCGCGCTCGGCAGACGGCTGAGCTCCTCGGAGAGAAGACCGAGCTCTCCGAGACCGCCCCGGACGGCTGGGGCCTCTACCCAGAGGGCACCACCCTCATCGACATCGGCGCCCCGCCGTCCTCGCTCCGCGACGTCATCACCACGCTGGGCCCGGACATCGCCGCCACCTTTAGCGCCGGCGGGCACGGTCACGTGGGCCTCCCCGCCGGACTCGGCCCGAACGAGGTCGCCGACGTCCTCGGTCGCCTGCGGGACGTGCTGAGGACGCACCGCGGTCACGCCGTCGTCCGCTACGCGCCGCAAGAGGTGCGCGGCGAGATCGACCTGTGGGGTCCGGTTCCGGCGCTGACGCTGATGCGACGGGTGAAGGACCAGTTCGACCCGGATCACCGGCTGTCCCCGGGCCGTTTCGTAGGAGGGATGTGA
- a CDS encoding FAD-linked oxidase C-terminal domain-containing protein, translated as MLTALGLRLEALLGTDRVITDPVRLRTYDCDGLTNHRSTPGVVVLPDTAEQIAAIVRECAAAGVPYVARGSGTGLSGGALPRADGVLIVTSRMNRILEIDIPGQRAVVEPGVINLDVTRAVRPHGYYFAPDPSSQQICSVGGNVAENSGGAHCLKYGFTAHHVLACEVVTPDGELVDLAADGPGYDLLGVFVGAEGTLGIATKITVRLTRVPETVQTLLAAFGSIEAGGAAVSSIIGAGVVPAAIEMMDALAIEAAEAAVRCEYPPGAGAVLIVELDGPESEVAAQFTEVERMCRDAGAFEIRIAADDAQRALIWKGRKSAFAAVGRISPAYLVQDGVIPRTVLPDVLARIDALSAKSGVRVANVFHAGDGNLHPLVLFDDAEPGAEERAEEVSGAILDLCIEHGGSITGEHGVGVDKARYMPRMFTGADLDTMQMVRCGFDPAGLCNPGKVFPTPRLCGEVPGKRKGPHPYEGKADIF; from the coding sequence ATGCTCACGGCGCTCGGACTCCGGCTGGAGGCACTGCTCGGGACCGACCGGGTGATCACCGACCCGGTGCGGCTGCGCACCTACGACTGCGACGGCCTCACCAACCACCGGTCCACGCCCGGCGTCGTCGTGCTGCCCGACACGGCCGAGCAGATCGCCGCGATCGTGCGCGAGTGCGCGGCGGCCGGGGTGCCCTACGTCGCGCGCGGGTCGGGCACGGGCCTGTCGGGCGGCGCGCTGCCCCGCGCGGACGGCGTGCTGATCGTCACGTCCCGGATGAACCGGATCCTGGAGATCGACATCCCCGGGCAGCGGGCCGTGGTGGAGCCCGGAGTGATCAACCTGGACGTGACGCGGGCCGTCCGCCCGCACGGGTACTACTTCGCGCCCGACCCCTCCAGCCAGCAGATCTGCTCGGTGGGGGGGAACGTCGCGGAGAACTCCGGCGGCGCGCACTGCCTGAAGTACGGGTTCACCGCCCACCACGTGCTGGCCTGCGAGGTGGTCACGCCCGACGGCGAGCTGGTCGACCTGGCCGCGGACGGGCCCGGCTACGACCTGCTCGGCGTGTTCGTCGGGGCGGAGGGCACGCTCGGCATCGCCACCAAGATCACGGTCCGGCTGACGCGGGTCCCCGAGACCGTGCAGACGCTGCTGGCCGCGTTCGGCTCGATCGAGGCGGGCGGCGCCGCGGTGTCGTCGATCATCGGCGCGGGCGTCGTCCCGGCGGCGATCGAGATGATGGACGCCCTGGCGATCGAGGCGGCCGAGGCGGCGGTGCGCTGCGAGTACCCGCCGGGCGCCGGCGCGGTGCTGATCGTGGAGCTGGACGGCCCGGAGTCCGAGGTCGCCGCCCAGTTCACCGAGGTGGAGCGGATGTGCCGGGACGCGGGCGCCTTCGAGATCCGCATCGCCGCCGACGACGCGCAGCGGGCGCTGATCTGGAAGGGGCGCAAGTCGGCGTTCGCGGCCGTGGGCCGGATCAGCCCGGCCTACCTCGTCCAGGACGGCGTCATCCCCCGGACGGTGCTCCCGGACGTCCTCGCCAGGATCGACGCCCTCTCGGCCAAGTCGGGCGTGCGGGTCGCGAACGTGTTCCACGCGGGGGACGGCAACCTGCACCCGCTGGTGCTGTTCGACGACGCCGAGCCGGGCGCGGAGGAGCGCGCCGAGGAGGTCTCGGGCGCGATCCTCGACCTGTGCATCGAGCACGGCGGCTCCATCACGGGCGAGCACGGGGTCGGCGTCGACAAGGCCCGGTACATGCCGCGCATGTTCACCGGCGCCGACCTGGACACGATGCAGATGGTCCGCTGCGGCTTCGATCCGGCGGGGCTGTGCAATCCGGGCAAGGTCTTCCCCACGCCGCGGCTGTGCGGGGAGGTGCCCGGAAAGCGCAAGGGCCCGCACCCGTACGAGGGAAAGGCGGACATCTTCTGA
- the aceB gene encoding malate synthase A — protein sequence MAGLEGIEVTGPLGERYEEILTPEALGLLAALQRELGTRRKELLEARAERQRKLSAGGTLDFLPETAGVRGDDSWRVAAPAPGLEDRRVEITGPTDRKMTINALNSGAKVWLADFEDANTPLWNNMVEGQLNLRDALDRTIDFTDAKSGKSYALKDDGELATIVVRPRGWHMEEKHLLVDGEPMSGSLFDFGLYFFHCGRRQLDKGKGPYFYLPKMESHLEARLWNDAFNLAQDALEIPRGTIRATVLIETIPAAFEMEEILYELRDHSAGLNAGRWDYLFSVIKKFRDRGADYVLPERNAITMTAPFMRAYTELLVRTCHKRGAHAIGGMAAFIPSRRDEEVNKVALEKVRADKTRESGDGFDGSWVAHPDLVPVCREVFDGVLGDRPNQRDRLREDVHVSAADLLNVKATPGEITEAGLRNNIDVALRYLATWLDGAGAVAIHNLMEDAATAEISRSQVWQWIYNGVSTAEGQKITREWVERLLDEELGKIREELGQAYNEPRYNQAVELFKEVTLADEYSEFLTTPAYQQFP from the coding sequence ATGGCTGGACTGGAAGGCATCGAGGTCACCGGACCCCTCGGCGAGCGGTACGAGGAGATCCTGACCCCCGAGGCGCTCGGCCTGCTCGCCGCCCTGCAGCGCGAGCTGGGCACCCGCCGCAAGGAGCTGCTGGAGGCGCGCGCGGAACGCCAGCGCAAGCTGTCCGCCGGCGGGACGCTCGACTTCCTGCCCGAGACCGCCGGCGTCCGCGGCGACGACTCCTGGCGCGTCGCCGCGCCCGCGCCCGGCCTGGAGGACCGCCGCGTCGAGATCACCGGCCCGACGGACCGGAAGATGACGATCAACGCGCTGAACTCGGGCGCCAAGGTGTGGCTGGCCGACTTCGAGGACGCCAACACCCCGCTGTGGAACAACATGGTCGAGGGGCAGCTCAACCTGCGGGACGCCCTCGACCGCACCATCGACTTCACCGACGCCAAGAGCGGCAAGTCCTACGCGCTGAAGGACGACGGGGAGCTCGCGACGATCGTCGTCCGGCCGCGCGGCTGGCACATGGAGGAGAAGCACCTGCTCGTCGACGGCGAGCCCATGTCCGGGTCGCTGTTCGACTTCGGCCTGTACTTCTTCCACTGCGGCCGCAGGCAGCTGGACAAGGGCAAGGGCCCCTACTTCTACCTGCCGAAGATGGAGAGCCACCTTGAGGCGCGGCTCTGGAACGACGCGTTCAACCTCGCCCAGGACGCCCTGGAGATCCCGCGCGGCACCATCCGCGCGACCGTGCTGATCGAGACGATCCCGGCCGCGTTCGAGATGGAGGAGATCCTCTACGAGCTGCGCGACCACTCCGCCGGCCTGAACGCGGGCCGCTGGGACTACCTCTTCTCGGTGATCAAGAAGTTCCGGGACCGGGGCGCCGACTACGTGCTGCCCGAGCGCAACGCGATCACGATGACCGCGCCGTTCATGCGGGCCTACACCGAGCTGCTCGTCCGGACGTGCCACAAGCGGGGCGCCCACGCGATCGGCGGCATGGCGGCGTTCATCCCGTCCCGCCGCGACGAGGAGGTCAACAAGGTCGCGCTGGAGAAGGTCCGCGCCGACAAGACCCGCGAGTCCGGCGACGGCTTCGACGGCTCCTGGGTCGCCCACCCCGACCTCGTCCCGGTCTGCCGAGAGGTGTTCGACGGCGTTCTCGGCGACAGGCCGAACCAGCGCGACCGGCTCCGCGAGGACGTGCACGTCTCCGCCGCCGACCTGCTCAACGTCAAGGCGACCCCGGGTGAGATCACCGAGGCGGGCCTTCGCAACAACATCGACGTGGCGCTGCGCTACCTGGCCACCTGGCTGGACGGCGCCGGCGCGGTCGCGATCCACAACCTGATGGAGGACGCGGCCACCGCGGAGATCTCCCGCTCCCAGGTCTGGCAGTGGATCTACAACGGCGTCTCCACCGCCGAGGGCCAGAAGATCACCAGGGAGTGGGTGGAGCGGCTCCTGGACGAGGAGCTGGGCAAGATCCGCGAGGAGCTCGGCCAGGCGTACAACGAGCCCCGCTACAACCAGGCCGTGGAGCTCTTCAAGGAGGTCACGCTGGCCGACGAGTACTCCGAGTTCCTCACCACGCCGGCCTACCAGCAGTTCCCGTAG
- the hflX gene encoding GTPase HflX produces the protein MTQPFSADQTQTQTPDEIEYEPLTGELDLEDRRALRRVAGLSTELTDVTEVEYRALRLERVVLVGVWTEGTAAEAENSLRELALLAETAGSQVLEGLVQRRTRPDPATYIGSGKAAELRDIVISTGADTVICDGELAPSQLRHLEETVQVKVIDRTALILDIFAQHAKSREGKAQVELAQLDYLMPRLRGWGGNLSRQVGGRAAGGVGIGGRGPGETKIELDRRRIRTRMAKLRRQIAEMSKSRDTKRGERRRHQVPAVAIAGYTNAGKSSLLNRLTGAGVLVENALFATLDPTVRRAETPGGRAYTLADTVGFVRHLPHQLVEAFRSTLEEVTDAGLVLHVVDGSDADPEAQIDAVREVLREIGADRIPEIIVINKADAADELAIARLQRREPHSVVVSARTGFGIEDLRAAIEADLPGLESELHVLVPYERGDLVARVHERGEVLKQEHVAEGTVLHARLPVDLAGELAQYETVSPTA, from the coding sequence ATGACACAACCTTTCTCTGCAGACCAGACCCAGACCCAGACTCCTGACGAGATCGAGTACGAGCCCCTGACGGGCGAGCTCGACCTGGAAGACCGGCGGGCGCTTCGCCGCGTCGCGGGCCTGTCCACCGAACTGACCGACGTCACCGAGGTCGAGTACCGGGCCCTCCGGCTGGAGCGCGTCGTGCTCGTCGGCGTGTGGACGGAGGGGACGGCCGCGGAGGCCGAGAACTCCCTGCGCGAGCTGGCGCTACTCGCCGAGACCGCGGGCTCGCAGGTGCTCGAGGGACTCGTCCAGCGCCGGACCCGCCCCGACCCGGCGACCTACATCGGCTCCGGCAAGGCGGCGGAGCTGCGCGACATCGTCATCTCCACCGGCGCGGACACCGTCATCTGCGACGGCGAGCTGGCGCCGAGCCAGCTGCGGCACCTGGAGGAGACGGTCCAGGTCAAGGTGATCGACCGGACGGCGCTGATCCTGGACATCTTCGCCCAGCACGCCAAGAGCCGCGAGGGCAAGGCGCAGGTGGAGCTCGCGCAGCTCGACTACCTGATGCCGCGGCTGCGCGGCTGGGGCGGCAACCTGTCCCGGCAGGTCGGCGGGCGCGCCGCGGGCGGCGTCGGCATCGGCGGCCGCGGCCCCGGCGAGACCAAGATCGAGCTGGACCGGCGGCGCATCCGCACCCGGATGGCCAAGCTGCGCCGCCAGATCGCCGAGATGTCCAAGTCGCGCGACACCAAGCGCGGCGAGCGGCGCCGCCACCAGGTGCCCGCCGTGGCCATCGCCGGCTACACCAACGCGGGCAAGTCGTCCCTGCTCAACCGGCTCACCGGCGCCGGGGTGCTGGTGGAGAACGCGCTGTTCGCCACCCTCGACCCCACCGTCCGGCGCGCCGAGACGCCGGGCGGCCGCGCCTACACCCTGGCCGACACCGTCGGGTTCGTCCGGCACCTGCCGCACCAGCTCGTCGAGGCGTTCCGCTCGACGCTGGAGGAGGTCACCGACGCCGGGCTCGTCCTGCACGTCGTCGACGGCTCCGACGCCGACCCCGAGGCGCAGATCGACGCCGTCCGCGAGGTGCTGCGCGAGATCGGCGCGGACCGCATCCCCGAGATCATCGTGATCAACAAGGCGGACGCCGCCGACGAGCTGGCGATCGCGCGCCTGCAGCGCCGCGAGCCGCACAGCGTCGTCGTGTCCGCCCGCACCGGGTTCGGCATCGAGGACCTGCGCGCCGCGATCGAGGCCGACCTGCCGGGTCTGGAGAGCGAGCTGCACGTCCTGGTGCCCTACGAGCGCGGCGACCTCGTCGCGCGCGTGCACGAGCGCGGCGAGGTCCTCAAGCAGGAGCACGTCGCCGAGGGCACCGTCCTGCACGCCCGTCTCCCCGTCGACCTCGCGGGCGAACTGGCCCAGTACGAGACGGTCTCGCCGACCGCGTGA
- the hutI gene encoding imidazolonepropionase, with the protein MTVRLLTNIGRLWTGTDVCSNAAVLIHDDRIVWAGPASDLPQSVPGIIDDIVDVDHVENLGGGLVTPGLIDAHSHPVYAGNRWAELAMRTSGSSHSAITAAGGGVNSTVTVTRGTDPWTLCNGVRERLRQWILAGTTTVEAKTGYHLTRDGELADIRMLRSLEGEPSMPRIHATFLAAHILPPEFFGRRRDYIEAVRLWAGDAAVAGADSIDVYCDEGHFTAEEARALLLTGKRAGLKARMHACANERIGAAQVAAEVGCASADLLTQANDDDIKALAHAGVTATVCPGSSLNSSRAPAPVRQMLDRGVTVALGTDHNPGQCGITSMPLVIGLSVAMFGLSVTEALRAATLGGAAALRVGDRGSLAPGMLADIVLWDADHEGAFAWAFGLRALRIWRGGVPVQP; encoded by the coding sequence ATGACGGTACGGCTGTTGACGAACATCGGCAGGCTCTGGACGGGCACCGACGTCTGCAGCAACGCCGCGGTGCTCATCCACGACGACCGCATCGTCTGGGCCGGGCCCGCCTCCGACCTCCCGCAGAGCGTCCCCGGCATCATCGACGACATCGTCGACGTCGACCACGTCGAGAACCTCGGCGGCGGCCTCGTCACGCCCGGCCTCATCGACGCCCACTCCCATCCCGTCTACGCGGGCAACCGGTGGGCCGAGCTCGCCATGCGCACCAGCGGCTCGTCCCACTCGGCCATCACCGCGGCGGGCGGCGGCGTCAACTCCACCGTGACCGTCACCCGGGGCACCGACCCCTGGACGCTCTGCAACGGCGTCCGCGAACGGCTCCGCCAGTGGATCCTCGCGGGCACCACCACCGTCGAGGCCAAGACCGGCTACCACCTCACCCGCGACGGCGAGCTCGCCGACATCCGGATGCTGCGGTCGCTGGAGGGCGAGCCCTCCATGCCCCGCATCCACGCCACGTTCCTCGCCGCGCACATCCTGCCGCCCGAGTTCTTCGGACGCCGCCGCGACTACATCGAGGCCGTCCGCCTGTGGGCCGGCGACGCCGCCGTCGCCGGCGCCGACTCCATCGACGTCTACTGCGACGAGGGCCACTTCACGGCCGAGGAGGCCCGCGCCCTCCTGCTCACCGGCAAGCGCGCCGGCCTCAAGGCCCGCATGCACGCCTGCGCCAACGAGCGCATCGGCGCCGCGCAGGTCGCCGCCGAGGTCGGCTGCGCGTCCGCCGACCTGCTCACCCAGGCCAACGACGACGACATCAAGGCCCTCGCCCACGCCGGCGTCACCGCCACCGTCTGCCCCGGCAGCTCCCTCAACAGCAGCCGCGCCCCCGCGCCCGTCCGGCAGATGCTCGACCGCGGCGTCACCGTCGCCCTCGGCACCGACCACAATCCCGGCCAGTGCGGCATCACCTCCATGCCCCTCGTCATCGGGCTCTCGGTCGCGATGTTCGGGCTCAGCGTGACCGAGGCGCTGCGCGCCGCCACCCTCGGCGGTGCCGCCGCGCTGCGCGTCGGCGACCGCGGCTCCCTCGCCCCGGGCATGCTCGCCGACATCGTGCTGTGGGACGCCGACCACGAGGGTGCCTTCGCCTGGGCGTTCGGGCTCCGCGCCCTGCGCATCTGGCGCGGCGGCGTCCCCGTCCAGCCCTGA
- a CDS encoding DegV family protein: MGSAVAVVTDSTAYLPPGLAERHGLTVVPLQIAVGGTTRDERDISTAEAARALKEWHPVTTSRPAPRRFADAYEAAAASGAREVVSVHLASAMSGTVEAARLAAEDAPVPVRVVDSGTVGMGLGFAALSAAAAAMAGGSADDAVSAATRRAGLTRSLIYVDTLEHLRRGGRIGAAASLWGSALMVKPLLEITHGRIAPLEKVRTSSRALARLEELAVAEAGARRVDLGVQHLAAAARAETLAARLRERVPHVQDVYVGEVGPVIGAHVGPGMVGVVIAPQL, from the coding sequence ATGGGCAGTGCGGTCGCGGTCGTCACCGATTCCACCGCCTACCTTCCCCCCGGGCTCGCCGAACGGCACGGGCTGACCGTCGTCCCCCTGCAGATCGCCGTCGGCGGCACCACCCGGGACGAACGCGACATCAGCACCGCCGAAGCCGCCCGGGCGCTGAAGGAATGGCACCCCGTCACCACGTCCCGTCCCGCGCCCCGGCGGTTCGCCGACGCCTACGAGGCCGCCGCCGCCTCGGGCGCGCGCGAGGTGGTCTCCGTGCACCTGGCCTCCGCCATGTCGGGCACGGTCGAGGCCGCGCGGCTCGCCGCCGAGGACGCCCCCGTGCCCGTCCGGGTCGTCGACAGCGGCACCGTCGGCATGGGCCTCGGATTCGCCGCCCTCTCCGCGGCCGCCGCCGCGATGGCGGGCGGGTCCGCCGACGACGCCGTGTCCGCCGCCACCCGGCGGGCCGGGCTCACCCGCTCCCTCATCTACGTCGACACCCTGGAGCACCTGCGGAGGGGCGGCCGGATCGGCGCCGCCGCCTCCCTGTGGGGCTCCGCGCTGATGGTGAAGCCGCTCCTGGAGATCACCCACGGGCGCATCGCGCCGCTGGAGAAGGTCCGCACGTCCTCGCGGGCGCTGGCCCGGCTGGAGGAGCTGGCCGTGGCCGAGGCCGGAGCCCGGCGGGTCGACCTCGGCGTCCAGCACCTCGCCGCCGCCGCCCGCGCCGAGACCCTCGCCGCCCGCCTGCGCGAACGCGTCCCGCACGTCCAGGACGTCTACGTCGGCGAGGTCGGCCCCGTCATCGGCGCCCACGTCGGCCCCGGCATGGTGGGCGTCGTCATCGCACCCCAGCTCTGA